One window from the genome of Corynebacterium sp. SCR221107 encodes:
- a CDS encoding 3-oxoacid CoA-transferase: protein MVNKIVTTEQEALEGLESGMSLAVGGFGICGNPVVLIDAIVEKGTDELEIYSNNPGTQIGDDHMGLAKLFINQRARKFGGSYIGLNKEFERQFLAGELEVELIPQGTLAEKMRAGGAGIPAFFTATGAGTMVADGGLPVRYDGNGTAVVVSAPKETRVMSHRGKEQTYVLEESITTDFALVRAAKADREGNLVFNLTAANFNANVAMCGGITVVEAEEIVEVGELSPDEIHLPGIFVDRVLPLTREQAENKRIERIIIRDDAEEMPEAPRPEGRLGWTREQMAARAARELHDGEYVNLGIGMPTMVPDYLPKGVNVILQSENGLLKTGPSPRAHEVHPDVINAGKATVTILPGGSTFDSATSFAMIRGGYVDTAILGALQVSATGDIANWGIPGKKFTGMGGAMDLVKGANRVVVMLDHTSVDGDSKVLNSCTYPLTAEAAVDLIITNLAVFEVTPSGLVLCELAPGVTLAEVEAATEADFIVRDDLTEQELVYA from the coding sequence ATGGTTAACAAAATTGTCACCACCGAGCAGGAGGCGCTCGAGGGCCTGGAGTCCGGCATGAGCCTGGCTGTTGGCGGCTTTGGTATCTGCGGCAATCCGGTCGTTCTCATCGACGCCATCGTCGAGAAGGGTACCGACGAGCTCGAGATCTACTCCAACAACCCGGGCACCCAGATCGGTGACGATCACATGGGCTTGGCAAAGCTCTTTATCAACCAGCGTGCCCGCAAGTTCGGCGGCTCCTACATCGGCTTAAACAAGGAGTTTGAGCGGCAGTTCCTCGCCGGCGAGCTGGAGGTGGAGCTTATCCCGCAGGGCACCCTGGCGGAGAAGATGCGCGCCGGTGGGGCGGGCATCCCGGCGTTTTTCACCGCTACCGGTGCCGGCACGATGGTGGCCGACGGCGGCCTGCCCGTGCGCTATGACGGCAACGGCACCGCCGTGGTGGTGTCCGCGCCGAAGGAGACTCGCGTGATGAGCCATCGTGGTAAGGAGCAGACCTACGTGCTCGAGGAGTCGATCACCACCGACTTTGCCCTGGTGCGCGCCGCCAAGGCTGACCGCGAGGGTAACCTGGTCTTTAATCTCACCGCGGCCAACTTCAATGCGAACGTGGCCATGTGTGGCGGTATTACCGTGGTGGAGGCCGAGGAGATCGTGGAGGTGGGCGAGCTTAGCCCCGACGAGATTCACCTGCCGGGTATCTTCGTCGACCGGGTCCTGCCGCTGACCCGTGAACAGGCGGAGAACAAGCGCATCGAGCGCATTATCATTCGCGATGACGCCGAAGAGATGCCCGAGGCGCCGCGCCCCGAGGGACGCCTCGGCTGGACCCGTGAGCAGATGGCCGCCCGCGCCGCCCGTGAGCTGCACGATGGCGAGTATGTCAACCTTGGCATCGGGATGCCCACCATGGTTCCGGACTACCTGCCCAAGGGGGTCAACGTGATCCTCCAATCCGAAAATGGCCTGCTCAAGACCGGCCCGAGCCCACGCGCTCACGAGGTGCACCCGGACGTGATCAATGCCGGCAAGGCCACCGTGACCATCCTGCCGGGCGGCTCCACCTTTGACTCTGCCACCAGCTTCGCCATGATCCGCGGCGGCTATGTGGACACGGCCATCCTGGGTGCGCTGCAGGTTTCGGCCACGGGGGATATTGCCAACTGGGGTATTCCGGGCAAGAAGTTCACCGGCATGGGCGGGGCCATGGACCTGGTCAAGGGAGCCAACCGCGTGGTGGTCATGCTGGACCACACCAGCGTCGATGGCGACTCCAAGGTGCTCAACTCCTGCACCTATCCGCTGACGGCGGAGGCAGCGGTGGACCTCATCATTACCAACCTCGCGGTCTTCGAGGTCACCCCTTCCGGCCTCGTGCTGTGCGAGTTGGCTCCGGGGGTTACCCTGGCCGAGGTCGAGGCGGCCACCGAAGCCGATTTCATTGTGCGCGATGATCTCACGGAGCAGGAATTGGTTTACGCATAG
- a CDS encoding GNAT family N-acetyltransferase: MSSQFNEYGQPIGQALPDFLPARPPQPVTLEGRYCRIEPLGHAHFDQLADAFSAALHGDLWTYLPVGPFESTTQFRELLHAHAQSKDPLHMAIVDKQTGKARGTFALMRHDPRHGVIEMGWVMYSPLLKRTIAATEAQYLAMAYVFDTLGYRRYEWKCDSLNAASCRAAERLGFSHEGTFRQATVYKGRNRDTAWFSLLDSEWPAHKRAFEAWLDPANFREGVQVESLQHFKTKLQ; this comes from the coding sequence ATGTCTTCCCAGTTCAATGAATATGGGCAACCCATTGGCCAGGCATTGCCGGATTTTCTTCCCGCACGCCCGCCGCAGCCGGTTACGCTCGAGGGCCGCTACTGCCGCATTGAACCGCTGGGTCACGCTCACTTCGACCAGCTTGCCGACGCCTTCAGCGCCGCTTTGCACGGCGATCTCTGGACGTACCTGCCCGTAGGCCCCTTCGAATCAACCACCCAGTTCCGCGAGCTTCTCCACGCCCACGCCCAGTCGAAGGATCCGTTGCATATGGCCATCGTCGATAAGCAAACCGGCAAGGCAAGGGGAACTTTCGCGCTCATGCGTCATGACCCACGCCACGGCGTGATTGAGATGGGATGGGTGATGTATTCGCCCTTGCTCAAGCGCACCATCGCCGCCACCGAGGCGCAGTACCTTGCGATGGCCTACGTCTTCGACACCTTGGGCTATAGGCGTTATGAGTGGAAGTGCGATAGCCTCAACGCCGCCTCCTGCCGCGCGGCCGAACGCCTTGGCTTCAGCCACGAGGGAACCTTCCGTCAGGCCACCGTGTACAAAGGGCGCAATCGTGATACCGCCTGGTTCTCCCTCCTCGATAGCGAATGGCCCGCACACAAACGCGCATTCGAGGCGTGGCTTGATCCGGCCAATTTCCGCGAAGGAGTGCAGGTGGAATCGCTGCAGCATTTCAAGACGAAGCTTCAGTAG
- a CDS encoding mannose/fructose/sorbose PTS transporter subunit IIA, whose translation MVSIIIAAHGESAPALLDSAIMIHGEVENVHTVTFLPGQGPDDLLEAYEKAAGQAEEVLILVDLFGGSPYNAGARFVAERDNADVISGVNIPMLMDVFEASKRPNATVEKIVKRALKAGSASVRSFKQGQAPKASASKPKAEQPSATNDADGTASAAGTASAEIDPNFPRDPNVHMNVAFLRIDSRLIHGQVAGSWVNNVAPDTLIAACDDAAHDHLRKTLLLQVGPASARTNVLTVDKTIRVYFNPDYQGMRTMIVVESPMDALKLLQAGIKVDEVNVGGVTYKTGMTLITEAVSVNDEHVAAYKAINDLGVKMTLQQVPNSSRTDMMSKLKEKGLVK comes from the coding sequence ATGGTCTCAATAATTATCGCGGCACATGGGGAATCTGCCCCGGCGCTGCTGGATTCTGCCATCATGATCCACGGCGAGGTCGAAAACGTTCATACCGTGACCTTTCTCCCAGGTCAGGGTCCCGACGACCTGCTAGAAGCCTATGAAAAGGCTGCAGGCCAAGCGGAGGAAGTTCTCATCCTCGTGGATCTTTTTGGTGGAAGCCCTTATAACGCTGGTGCCCGCTTTGTTGCAGAACGCGACAATGCCGACGTCATTTCCGGCGTTAACATCCCTATGCTCATGGATGTCTTCGAAGCTTCGAAGCGCCCCAACGCGACGGTCGAGAAAATCGTCAAGCGCGCGCTCAAGGCGGGCAGCGCAAGCGTTCGCTCCTTCAAGCAAGGTCAGGCACCGAAGGCGTCGGCAAGCAAGCCGAAGGCGGAGCAGCCCTCCGCAACGAATGACGCCGACGGCACTGCCAGCGCTGCAGGTACGGCAAGCGCTGAGATTGATCCGAATTTCCCGCGCGATCCGAACGTCCACATGAACGTGGCTTTCCTGCGCATCGATTCCCGCCTCATTCACGGCCAGGTCGCAGGATCGTGGGTCAACAATGTCGCACCTGACACTCTCATCGCGGCCTGCGACGACGCGGCCCACGACCACCTTCGCAAGACGCTCCTGCTTCAGGTCGGCCCCGCGTCCGCACGGACCAACGTCCTCACCGTGGACAAGACAATCCGCGTGTACTTCAACCCCGACTACCAGGGAATGCGCACCATGATTGTGGTGGAAAGCCCCATGGATGCCTTAAAGCTGCTGCAGGCAGGCATCAAGGTCGACGAGGTCAACGTCGGCGGAGTCACCTATAAAACCGGCATGACGCTGATCACGGAGGCGGTTTCCGTCAACGACGAGCACGTCGCTGCCTACAAAGCAATTAATGATCTGGGCGTGAAGATGACCTTGCAACAGGTCCCGAACAGCTCCCGGACAGACATGATGAGCAAGCTCAAGGAGAAGGGACTCGTGAAATGA
- a CDS encoding HAD-IIB family hydrolase produces MPRKLISIDLDGTIVFERKVDPDAVAAIREWQAAGHLAVCNTGKSIAATKHALAESGLEFDYYVLYTGAVVTDSNYEVMMSNTLPNEVVSEIAYQLRDTDNLAVFATTLDTPDLRLSSTIDPSKSTSILQTFEPLEFSEIPKHSFVGIPLWLDETDAKIDALREQILGSYPEVLDCHRNQNFLDIVPPNCTKATGLEWLLPHLGGDNATTFETYSLGDSWNDLDMHHWADHAICFPYSPAEVKAATEQVTPTAAEFIRKALQS; encoded by the coding sequence ATGCCTCGCAAGCTCATCAGCATCGACCTCGACGGAACCATTGTTTTCGAGCGAAAGGTTGATCCCGATGCGGTTGCTGCCATCCGCGAATGGCAGGCAGCCGGCCACCTCGCGGTGTGCAATACCGGCAAGTCGATCGCCGCCACGAAGCACGCGCTGGCGGAGTCCGGCCTCGAGTTCGACTACTACGTCCTCTACACGGGCGCCGTAGTCACCGATAGCAACTACGAGGTCATGATGAGCAACACCCTTCCCAACGAGGTGGTATCCGAGATCGCCTACCAGCTGCGCGACACCGACAATCTCGCGGTCTTTGCCACCACCTTAGACACCCCGGACCTGCGGCTTTCGAGCACCATCGACCCGAGCAAGAGCACGAGCATCCTCCAAACCTTCGAGCCCCTCGAGTTCTCAGAGATCCCGAAGCACTCCTTCGTCGGAATCCCGCTCTGGCTGGATGAGACCGACGCTAAGATCGACGCCCTGCGCGAGCAGATCCTCGGCTCCTATCCAGAGGTTCTCGATTGCCACCGCAATCAGAACTTCCTCGACATCGTTCCACCCAACTGCACGAAGGCAACCGGCCTGGAATGGCTGCTGCCCCACCTTGGCGGTGACAACGCAACCACCTTCGAGACCTACTCCCTCGGTGATTCGTGGAACGACTTGGACATGCACCACTGGGCGGATCACGCCATCTGTTTCCCTTACTCTCCTGCCGAGGTCAAAGCTGCGACCGAGCAGGTCACCCCTACCGCCGCCGAATTCATCAGGAAGGCCCTACAATCATGA
- a CDS encoding acyl-CoA dehydrogenase family protein gives MSAAENTAALLAPTTDFYNVFDDVTGPDLEAWQRAASFAEDCLPVINEAWEKGEYPMDLVKRLGELDLMTDGLEVEGHQKLSTLAAGLVTMEMARIDGSMATVIAVQAGLAMRSIAYCGSEEQKAKYLEPMARGEILGAFALTEPDHGSDSIALETSARREGDEWVINGAKRWIGNGSCGDISIVWARTEDGEVSGFIVPQDTPGYNAETITGKVALRSIHQALIKLEDVRVPLDAQLPGARSFRDTARVLTATRTSVAWMALGHAIACYEAAREHALTRVQFGRPLAANQIIQQRLADMLGDITEIAVLIRHLTERDIRGEMRPEQASMAKVRATRMARRVAADARDMLGGSGILLENHVVRHMADVEAIHTYEGTDTMQSLIIGKKITGMSAYR, from the coding sequence ATGTCTGCAGCCGAGAACACCGCCGCACTGCTGGCACCCACCACGGACTTCTACAACGTCTTCGATGATGTCACCGGCCCCGACCTTGAGGCGTGGCAGCGCGCAGCCTCCTTCGCCGAGGACTGCCTGCCGGTGATCAACGAGGCCTGGGAGAAGGGCGAGTACCCCATGGACCTGGTCAAGCGCCTCGGCGAGCTCGATCTCATGACCGACGGCCTGGAGGTCGAAGGACACCAAAAGCTCAGCACCCTGGCCGCAGGCTTGGTCACCATGGAGATGGCCCGCATCGACGGCTCGATGGCCACCGTCATCGCCGTGCAGGCGGGTCTGGCCATGCGCTCCATCGCCTACTGCGGCTCCGAGGAGCAAAAGGCGAAGTACCTTGAGCCCATGGCGCGTGGCGAAATTCTGGGCGCATTCGCCTTGACTGAGCCCGATCACGGCTCCGACTCCATCGCGCTGGAGACCTCCGCTCGCCGCGAGGGTGACGAGTGGGTCATCAACGGCGCCAAGCGCTGGATCGGCAACGGCTCCTGCGGCGACATCTCGATCGTGTGGGCGCGCACGGAAGACGGCGAGGTCTCCGGCTTTATCGTCCCGCAGGACACTCCCGGCTACAATGCCGAGACGATCACCGGCAAGGTGGCACTGCGTTCCATTCATCAGGCACTGATCAAGCTCGAGGATGTCCGCGTCCCGCTGGATGCCCAGCTGCCCGGGGCGAGGAGCTTCCGCGATACCGCCCGCGTGCTCACAGCTACGCGTACCTCGGTGGCGTGGATGGCGCTTGGCCATGCCATCGCTTGCTATGAGGCCGCCCGCGAGCACGCCTTGACCCGCGTGCAGTTCGGCCGCCCGCTGGCCGCTAACCAGATCATCCAGCAGCGCCTGGCCGACATGCTCGGCGATATCACGGAGATCGCGGTGCTCATCCGGCATCTCACCGAGCGCGACATTCGCGGCGAAATGCGCCCGGAGCAGGCGTCGATGGCAAAGGTGCGCGCCACCCGCATGGCTCGCCGCGTGGCCGCCGACGCCCGCGACATGCTGGGCGGTTCGGGCATCCTGCTAGAAAACCACGTGGTGCGCCACATGGCCGACGTGGAGGCCATCCACACCTATGAGGGCACCGACACGATGCAGTCGCTGATCATCGGTAAGAAGATCACCGGCATGTCCGCCTACCGCTAA
- a CDS encoding TetR/AcrR family transcriptional regulator — translation MAKSSRRVQIAAAALELFDERGYYGAGMGDVAKAVGMGTSSLYNHYSSKQEILAEIAVGVMEDLLRINATRLAGVEGPTARLRESMCAHVEFHANQRQAVRVVNKEIDSLEEPSRSVVTQLRRDYVARWETILKEGVEQGVFQVENLRIACWSIIDMGIGVSAWFSPEGPLSAEDLGGMYARLALRQLGVEG, via the coding sequence ATGGCTAAATCTTCGCGCCGGGTGCAGATCGCGGCGGCTGCCCTCGAGCTTTTCGACGAGCGCGGCTACTACGGTGCGGGCATGGGGGACGTGGCCAAGGCTGTTGGAATGGGGACATCTTCCCTGTATAACCACTATTCCTCGAAGCAGGAGATCCTCGCCGAGATCGCGGTTGGGGTGATGGAAGACCTTCTGCGAATCAATGCCACCCGCCTGGCAGGGGTGGAAGGTCCCACGGCGCGGCTGCGCGAATCGATGTGCGCTCATGTGGAGTTTCATGCCAATCAGCGCCAGGCGGTTCGGGTGGTGAACAAGGAGATCGACAGCCTTGAGGAGCCCTCGCGCAGCGTGGTTACCCAGCTGCGCCGCGACTATGTCGCCCGCTGGGAAACCATCCTGAAAGAGGGGGTTGAGCAGGGGGTTTTTCAGGTGGAGAACCTGCGGATCGCCTGCTGGTCGATCATCGACATGGGTATTGGAGTCAGCGCGTGGTTTAGTCCCGAAGGACCGCTGAGTGCCGAGGATTTGGGAGGGATGTATGCCCGGCTGGCACTACGCCAGTTGGGGGTGGAGGGTTAA
- a CDS encoding PTS mannose/fructose/sorbose transporter subunit IIC, whose product MSAIQLILVILIALVAGMASVLDERQFHRPLVACTLMGIALGDWKTGVILGGTLELIALGWMNVGAAMAPDAALASTVAAVVVIVGDQPINTGTAIAIPLAAAGQVLTIFVRTIAVFFQHQADKFAKDANFRGIEFMHFSALLLQGLRVAIPTAVVAAAAGTDLVENWLNSIPDVISSGLQVAGGFIVVVGYAMVINMMKARALMPFFFLGFVLATFVPDFNLVGLGILGACLAIIYVQLNPRFHDSIQAPAGARLAKVGPNYDNELE is encoded by the coding sequence ATGAGCGCCATCCAACTCATTCTCGTCATCCTCATCGCACTCGTAGCCGGCATGGCCTCAGTGCTCGATGAACGCCAATTCCACCGCCCCCTGGTGGCCTGTACCCTCATGGGCATCGCTTTGGGAGATTGGAAGACCGGCGTCATCCTGGGCGGAACCCTCGAGCTTATCGCGCTCGGATGGATGAACGTCGGCGCCGCCATGGCGCCAGACGCGGCGCTGGCCTCCACCGTCGCCGCGGTCGTCGTCATCGTCGGCGATCAGCCCATCAACACTGGTACCGCAATCGCCATTCCGCTGGCCGCCGCCGGGCAGGTGCTCACCATCTTCGTGCGCACGATCGCCGTCTTCTTCCAACACCAAGCAGATAAGTTCGCCAAGGACGCCAACTTCCGGGGCATCGAGTTCATGCACTTTAGTGCGCTGTTGCTCCAAGGCTTGCGCGTAGCCATCCCCACCGCGGTCGTGGCCGCGGCGGCGGGAACCGACCTCGTTGAAAACTGGCTCAACAGCATCCCCGATGTCATCTCCTCGGGCCTGCAGGTCGCCGGCGGATTCATCGTCGTCGTCGGTTACGCCATGGTTATCAACATGATGAAGGCCCGCGCCCTGATGCCATTCTTCTTCCTCGGCTTCGTCCTGGCTACCTTCGTCCCTGACTTCAACCTCGTTGGCTTGGGCATCCTCGGTGCCTGCCTCGCCATCATCTACGTCCAGCTCAACCCCCGGTTCCACGACAGCATTCAAGCTCCGGCAGGCGCCCGCCTCGCCAAGGTCGGCCCGAACTACGACAACGAACTTGAGTGA
- the pabB gene encoding aminodeoxychorismate synthase component I: MDNFDSFTYNLVDYLSRLGAEVTVITNTMTIAHNNFDAIVLSPGPGSPDNPADLGFCAEVLRSAQVPVLGVCLGFQAMAHHLGAEVVPAPQPVHGLVDEITCAPDPLFAGIPARHQVVRYHSLIVKELPPQMRLLATTDDGLIMAARCTDRPWWGVQYHPESFSSEHGLTVLDNFLQIASSLADASSAVSVQQRSLAIDPLTAFSALGGRGVLLEFEGTAVIAPLPASPRWAAAVEDLLSVDTRAPQDAWATPGWYGFLTYEALEDDLPAHERLGMFHTDRVVAIRGTEVQVIGADAKWCARTWQALAVAGGASETTFDPGSVGTLSSRDNATSYRDAIARAKALITAGETYEVCLTTQLSAPVTPDFSPLDAYRLLREELPAPMRSLVVYEDVSVISASPERFLKVEAGEATSEPIKGTRARGATPAADACLAADLATNPKDRAENLMIVDLVRNDFARVAIPGTVRVDPAFEVRSFPTVHQLVSTVRARLAPDTTFSTLLRASFPGGSMTGAPKVRTMRIIDELERAPRGVYSGAIGFVGRDSLDLAMSIRTVVVRDDTLSYGIGGAIVALSDPDAEWQEIITKSAPLLRLCGQEFPGEQVFSFSNNALRACSSWPQPLVIDSFLLADGHVRNLHDHLARFRAGCAAMGLDNPDAFVAAMLARLPTSGWWFPRLEASEHGFALRLRPAPPRRTTTTLGVTHASLAYPTIKGPDLARLGSLRQGDVDDVVLLDGDGFVCETATAALVAWDGERLITMNAPRLASVTETALVTAARADGVDVGKQKLLLSDLAECELWTLNALHGITPVTQVGGQPRPPFDQARLQYWRARLDAMRKPIPAP; this comes from the coding sequence GTGGATAATTTCGATTCCTTCACCTACAACCTCGTGGATTACCTCTCGCGCTTAGGGGCAGAGGTTACGGTCATCACCAACACCATGACGATTGCGCACAATAATTTCGATGCCATCGTCCTATCCCCCGGCCCGGGATCCCCGGACAACCCCGCCGACCTCGGCTTTTGCGCGGAGGTTTTACGCAGTGCGCAGGTCCCGGTGCTCGGGGTATGCCTGGGTTTCCAGGCCATGGCGCATCACTTGGGCGCCGAGGTCGTGCCCGCGCCGCAGCCAGTCCACGGACTTGTTGATGAGATCACCTGCGCGCCCGATCCGCTGTTTGCGGGTATTCCCGCCCGTCACCAGGTGGTGCGCTATCACTCGCTCATAGTCAAGGAACTACCGCCACAGATGAGGCTTCTGGCCACCACCGACGACGGCCTCATCATGGCCGCCCGCTGCACCGACCGGCCGTGGTGGGGAGTGCAGTATCACCCGGAGTCCTTCAGCAGCGAGCACGGCCTCACGGTGCTGGATAACTTCCTCCAGATCGCTTCCTCGCTTGCCGACGCCTCCAGCGCCGTTTCCGTCCAGCAGCGCAGCCTCGCTATCGACCCGCTGACGGCTTTTTCCGCGCTGGGCGGGCGCGGGGTACTCCTCGAATTCGAGGGCACCGCGGTGATCGCACCCCTTCCGGCCTCCCCGCGGTGGGCCGCGGCCGTGGAGGATCTCCTCTCAGTTGACACGCGCGCACCACAAGATGCCTGGGCCACGCCGGGTTGGTATGGCTTTCTCACCTACGAAGCGCTGGAAGACGACCTTCCCGCGCACGAGCGGCTGGGTATGTTCCACACCGACCGGGTCGTGGCCATCCGCGGCACCGAGGTGCAAGTGATCGGCGCCGATGCGAAGTGGTGCGCCCGCACCTGGCAGGCGTTGGCCGTAGCGGGCGGCGCCAGCGAAACCACCTTCGATCCGGGCAGCGTCGGCACGCTTTCTAGTCGCGATAATGCCACGTCTTACCGGGACGCGATCGCCCGCGCCAAGGCGCTGATCACTGCGGGCGAGACCTATGAGGTGTGCCTGACCACCCAGCTCAGCGCGCCGGTGACTCCCGATTTTAGCCCGCTTGACGCCTACCGCCTGCTACGCGAGGAGCTTCCGGCGCCCATGCGCTCGCTGGTGGTCTATGAGGACGTGTCGGTCATCAGCGCCTCCCCGGAACGCTTCCTCAAGGTCGAGGCCGGCGAGGCAACCTCGGAGCCGATCAAGGGCACTCGCGCACGCGGAGCCACCCCGGCAGCCGATGCCTGCCTTGCCGCGGACTTGGCCACCAACCCCAAGGACCGCGCCGAAAACCTCATGATCGTGGACTTGGTCCGCAACGACTTCGCCCGGGTCGCCATTCCCGGCACTGTGCGGGTTGATCCGGCCTTTGAGGTGCGCAGCTTTCCCACCGTCCACCAGTTGGTCAGCACGGTGCGCGCCCGGCTGGCCCCGGACACCACATTTTCAACACTATTGCGCGCAAGTTTTCCCGGCGGTTCCATGACGGGGGCGCCGAAGGTGCGCACCATGCGGATCATCGACGAGCTCGAGCGCGCGCCCCGCGGGGTGTATTCGGGCGCGATCGGCTTCGTGGGCCGCGACAGCCTGGACTTGGCGATGAGCATCCGCACCGTGGTTGTGCGCGACGACACGCTCAGTTATGGCATCGGCGGGGCCATCGTTGCGCTATCGGATCCGGACGCCGAATGGCAGGAGATCATCACCAAGTCGGCGCCATTGCTGCGTCTGTGCGGCCAGGAGTTTCCCGGCGAGCAGGTCTTTAGTTTCTCGAACAATGCCCTGCGCGCGTGCTCCTCCTGGCCACAGCCGCTGGTCATCGATAGCTTCTTGCTTGCCGACGGCCACGTGCGCAATCTCCACGACCACCTCGCACGCTTCCGGGCCGGGTGCGCCGCGATGGGCTTAGATAACCCAGACGCGTTCGTAGCGGCCATGCTTGCACGCCTGCCCACCTCGGGCTGGTGGTTCCCGCGCTTGGAAGCAAGCGAGCATGGCTTTGCCCTCCGGCTGCGCCCAGCGCCACCCCGCAGAACCACCACCACCCTCGGCGTTACCCACGCCAGCCTGGCCTACCCCACTATCAAGGGGCCAGATCTGGCGCGGTTGGGATCGCTTCGGCAAGGCGACGTCGACGACGTCGTGCTGCTGGACGGCGATGGCTTCGTATGCGAAACAGCCACCGCGGCGCTCGTCGCCTGGGATGGCGAACGCCTGATCACGATGAACGCGCCGCGGCTTGCCTCGGTGACCGAGACGGCGCTGGTAACAGCGGCCCGCGCGGACGGGGTGGACGTCGGCAAGCAAAAGCTACTCCTGTCGGATCTTGCCGAATGCGAGCTATGGACGCTTAACGCGCTGCACGGCATCACCCCGGTCACGCAAGTGGGCGGCCAGCCACGGCCGCCCTTCGACCAGGCGCGCCTTCAGTATTGGCGCGCCCGGCTCGATGCTATGCGTAAACCAATTCCTGCTCCGTGA
- a CDS encoding PTS system mannose/fructose/sorbose family transporter subunit IID — MTTHNTAPAPVDKVPGLTKRDMVSTYLRSTFMLGSFNFERMQAIGVCVTMMPAIKRFYTKKEDQAAALARHLEFYNTHPWISSSIFGVTAAMERNKASGEDISEADITNVKVGLMGPLAGVGDPLFWGTARPVLAALGASLALKGNILGPLIFFFGLMIIRMATRWYGFKFGYEKGTEIVSEAGGNTLQRLTQIASIMGLFVMGSLVSKWTSINFPAVISSYTDQEGQEVVTTLQDILDSLLPGLAALLLTFLCMWLLRKKVNAIWIIFGMFAIGILGYWAGILAP; from the coding sequence ATGACCACTCACAACACCGCTCCCGCACCAGTTGACAAGGTGCCCGGACTGACCAAGCGCGACATGGTCTCCACCTACCTGCGTTCCACCTTCATGCTCGGCTCGTTCAACTTCGAGCGCATGCAGGCGATCGGCGTGTGCGTGACCATGATGCCCGCCATCAAGCGCTTCTATACCAAGAAGGAAGACCAGGCCGCCGCACTCGCGCGCCACCTGGAGTTCTACAACACCCACCCCTGGATCTCCTCTTCCATCTTCGGAGTCACCGCCGCCATGGAGCGCAACAAGGCCTCCGGCGAAGACATCAGCGAGGCCGATATCACCAACGTCAAGGTCGGCCTCATGGGTCCGCTTGCCGGCGTGGGCGACCCACTCTTCTGGGGAACTGCCCGACCCGTCCTCGCGGCACTCGGCGCCTCCCTTGCGCTCAAGGGCAACATCCTCGGCCCGCTCATCTTCTTCTTCGGACTGATGATCATCCGCATGGCGACCCGCTGGTACGGCTTCAAGTTCGGCTACGAAAAGGGCACCGAGATCGTCTCCGAGGCAGGCGGCAACACCCTGCAGCGCCTGACCCAGATCGCCTCCATCATGGGCTTGTTCGTCATGGGTTCCCTGGTATCGAAGTGGACCTCGATCAACTTCCCGGCCGTCATTTCCTCCTACACCGACCAGGAAGGCCAAGAGGTAGTCACCACGCTCCAGGACATCCTCGATTCGCTTTTGCCTGGCCTGGCCGCCTTGCTGCTGACCTTCCTCTGCATGTGGCTGCTTCGTAAGAAGGTCAACGCCATCTGGATCATCTTCGGCATGTTCGCCATCGGCATCCTGGGCTACTGGGCAGGTATCTTGGCACCATAG